GGATGGGCaattctaatgtaactctatggcagtaCCCAAGGGGgttgaattttcgagctctcccCAAAGATTTtgtggtgacgtagtgtccccatgagtgacagaacactgagcctaTCACGGCTCaattagagaacattaccaacccctaggctccatattttccgctggctgccccaccaccacagaaagcattgAGCTaggcattttggagctgccttcctcaagaaagcaaaaaagagaccatgtttgaatgcggctttattaactcaagtattctttttctttctttttttttttttacattgtttacatttttacatcgtattaatgccaaaataacattcaaaacaggtggggctcaaaacaggcgGGGCTCTGCTCCACCTGCCCTAAATGACAGGTCACCACTGGCCACATCACTTATCATCTGTCCTATTGGGTCCCCCCTACCCCATCCAACCCCTTTTGTGTCTCTCtttgacagacagagtgacagtccAGACACACATATGGTAGTTGGATGCCCCTTTTGCAGACTGTGTGTGATAGGCCCAGATGTTGAGTCGGTCTGGTCAGGTCTGCAGTTGGAGTCCCAGGTAGGAGTGGTGCTCCTCAGCTAGAGGCTGATGCAGATCTGTGTCTGGCCCTGAGTGAATGGGGGATTCTCCCACTATCACACTCAAACTATGGACAGTCTGGCTGCTTACAGTTGACACTGCTGCTCTCCACAGGTGAGAGAATGCTGCCTTTTGCACAAACTGCAGTTTGTGTGTGTTATATCTCCCATGTAATCGCTAGAGGAAGAGGCTGGTTATGCAAGCACTGAGAAGGATTGTTTCAATGGCTGGAGCCATAACACTTGGCACTTTGTTCAGAACTCTTTATGTGGTTTCCTCCAGCAGTGAGTATTCACTTCTCAGCTGTCACAAGTTTTAACAAATATATCTTGTTTTGGACATATTTTATGAACGTTGTCAACTAAATTATAGATTTAATTTTGTTATGGTTTGGTTTGGTTTAAAGTGATGTTGCTTCATGAGTCCAAAGTCTGTCCTGAATGGATCACTGTGTATTGTTATTGGGTGGCTGGGATGAGGTTCAACACTCGAACTCAATTTGTCCATGTGTAGGCAGGCTACTGTAGCCTGCGTGGGCAGGTTCTTGCGTCATCATTAACTTGAGGCTCCGCTTGTAGTGTTGCGAAGGGTTTCTGAAGTTGGAAAAAAAACGCTTTCTTGATTACTCAACTACACGGTATAAAAACATTTAATCAAATCGAGATTgtaatgaagaagaaaaaaaacatccgATTCAATGCAGCGGAGAAAAGAGCCCGCCCTTCTGTTATAATCGGCTCGGGACGCAGGACAGGtagtcccccccacacacatacacacacaagacCTGTCAAAATGCCAAGTGGCTCTGCTGCAACTAGGTCACTACAAAAACCCTCATGCGTAATGGACCAACCCATTCAATCGGGTTTGTCTATCCAAATCCCCTCCCATTTGTGTTGGGTAATAGCTCGCGTTACCGCTGTTTTGGCAGACAACAAACATCATGTTTGCGAGCCTTTATAATCTTTATTGTAATTACAAATGTATTTCGCAATTATATCAAAGAAGAAAAATACTGCAACAGTTTGAGCCATAATCATGAATTAATTTACAATGGTGCACTGTGCGTAAAGTTCCCGTCCAAATACAGATACATGAGCGTAGcgtgtcattttttaaattaactgATCATTGTTGTCGGTTGCCATTAAGAATCCCTTTcccaatattgagttgcacctcattttgccatcagaacagcctcaattcttagGGGCATAGACTTACCAAGGTGTCAAAAGCGCTCCACAGGGATGTTGActccaacgcttcccacagttgtcaagttggctggatgtcctttgggtggtggaccattcttgatacacacgggaaactgttgagcgtgaaaaaccctgcAGGGTTGCAGTTCTAGACACACTCaacccggtgcgcctggcaccaacCACCATACCcactcaaaggcacttaaatatttcgtcttgcccattcaccctctgaatggcacacacacacaagccatgtctcaattgtctctcaaggcttaaaaatccttctttaacctgtctcctcccctccatctacactgattgaagaggatttaacaggtgacatcaataaggggtcaaagcttcacctagattcacctggtcagtctgtctcatggaaagagcaggtgttcctaatgttttggacACTCAGTGTAGACCATGACCACCACATCCTAGATAAGATACACGGCTGAGGCAGATGCATGTGTAATAATATCCCTTCCATAGTGTCTGGAGTGTCCCatgggtgttcctaatgttttgtacactcgtgTATTTGAGGCACATGAAGTATGCATTGTCTAAATCAATTGGTCACATCAGTTGTGCACAGTGCGCGGTAAATTCCATTTTAGTGCTGgggaacatgttctcaactatgTATTTGAATTACTTAATTAATTACTATTATGCTCTGCTCATGCGATTAGTAAGTATATCAATACTACACTCCCTCCATCCATTTTACTCCCTAATCTTGTTAAATACTTCCATGCGGGATCACGCGTTCATTAGAGTTTGTGTCAGTCTGAGAATCATGCGGTTGGCTTTCGCTATGAGAAAGGAGGAGTTAGAGAGGCGGTGGACCCTTTTAAGAACCCACTGTCACTTTATGCGCCTGAGAGCTCACTTGGATAGGCTTCAGTTCACGCATTATGATTGCTTGGAGCCTACTTGGACGTCCAAATGGTAGAGGATTTTCTCTCATGCGATCCAGCACCAAGGAGCTATTTTCAGACTCAGACTAGGATTCTCATCACTTGGAAATACCATACATGGACTATGTGCAAAATACAGCTGGATAAACCTTTGAATCTAAACAGTTACTTGGGAAAGAGACAATTTCACATGGATGATTCTCCACTGTGAGCATCTGGGCTCTTCACCCTGTGTTAAAGTTCGTTCTGGAGACCTCCGTTTGTGGGAAAACATCACTCCAATTTCAGGGTTGCGACATAAACGTGAGCTAAACTACTTTCACCTCACACATTCTGTGCTCTTTTTTTCCTGCGGTCACAGTCCAGTTGAAAAGGATATGATGTCTATATAATAACTAGTTAATTCTGTTACACTATAGAGACCACAAAGAAAATATTTTAAGGCTTTTTCTTTCCACCTCATCCAATAGCCTACaacagcagagagcagcagacaTGATGGACAATACGTCTCAACATAACTTCATCATGCACCACCACATGGAGCTGAGCACCCTCACCATGTACAGTGAGAACAGCACCAACAACACCCGCGCCAGGGAGCAGAACTCTACGACCTGCTCGCTCCGCATTCCACAGGAGCTGTTCCTGACGCTGGGCCTCATTAGTCTGGTGGAGAACATTTTAGTGGTGCTGGCCATCATCAAGAACCGCAATCTGCACTCGCCCATGTACTATTTCATATGTTGCCTGGCCGTCTCCGACATGCTGGTCAGCGTCGCCAACGTAGTGGAGACCATAGTCATGTTGCTCACCGAACACGGGCTGCTAGTGGTCACACCTGAAATGCTGCGGCACCTGGACAACGTCATCGACATCATGAACTGCAGCTCGGTGGTGTCATCACTGTCCTTCCTGTGCACCATCGCCGCGGATCGATACATCACCATCTTTTACGCGCTGCGTTACCACAGCATCATGACCACGCAGCGCGCCGTGACCATCATCGCAATGGTGTGGCTGACCAGCATCACCGCCAGCATACTTTTCATCGTCTACCACTCGCACACCGCCGTCATTGTATGCCTCGTCACCTTCTTCTGCATCACTCTTGTCTTCACCGCTGTGCTCTACATGCACATGTTCATCCTGGCGCACGTGCACTCGCGGCGCATCATGGCCATCTACAAGTCTCGCCGCCAGGGCACGAGCATGAAGGGCGCCATCACGCTCACTATCCTGCTAGGGGTCTTCATCCTCTGCTGGGGACCCTTCTTCCTCCACCTTATTCTCATCCTTACCTGCCCCACGACCCCCTTCTGCACCTGCTTCTTCAGCTACTTCaacctcttcctcatcctcatcatcTGTAACTCGCTCATCGACCCGCTCATCTACGCCTATAGGAGCCAGGAGCTGCGCAAGACACTCAAGGAGCTGCTCTTCTGCTCCTGCGTCACCTTTCGATGCGATTCCATACTTGAGTGTCTATTTCCATGGAAGTTCACGTGACTGCAGGATTTGTTCAGGAATAACAGATTATTTGATATTTGCGGCACTATTAGGCGAATGCCTGCCATTGCTGTTGAATTAACTGAAATACATAGTTAATAAACTATGAGACCTCTGGTTGGATTGCGCAAAACGGCACAGTGCTACGTATGGGACATTTTACCAACCCCTGGCCTCTTCCATGTTGCAGGCCAAGCCATACATATATGCCATACATGCGTGTTGAACAAATGCTTGAACCATAATCTAAAGCATCTATATCTAATTATATACAGCAAATGTGTGATCAGAATTGTAACTCCCACAGTGTTAAATTTATCACTTTCTTAGAAATCATATGTAACCATCTCAAATAGCCTAATGTTAAACTAACAACTTTTAAAAGTGTTGATAAACCAACACCCCAAAAGTGATTGGTCCCTAGCACAATGGGTGTTGCAAATTCCGACTTAAATTAACACCTTATAAGAGATGATACTGTTACACTTTCTCAGTGTTAGCTAATTAACACGTGGTGTTACAGTAACTCATTTGGAGTGTTGTTTTAACTACTGCATATTTATTTCCCAGGGTTACTTTTTTGCTGTatgtttgttagtgacagagacatgattGTTGCATTCGATGGCTTTCAGTCATCTAGCCTTCACCAAGTGAGTGACTAAGTGGATATTTGATTTGATCCCAccagaatcaacactcagatataacactCACAACACTTTTTACCTCAACACCGCGATTTTAACACCCTCAAATTAGCTATTTATATAACAGCAACTGACATAACTTTTTCAAAGATGCCAATGTGTGTAAAGGCTGCGGGTCCAGTTTTCTCAGGCACCAAGAAACCTTGGTataacagtacattactgtaaactTTACAGTAATGTACCACAGTAATGTACTGTTAAACCAAAGTTGCTTTGGAATTTACggtaacatactgtacatttttttACAGTAATTTACTGGTAAATGGCTGCCAGTAAATTAGCATAAAAACATGATTATTTTACAGTGTACTATGTAGGACAAATAGTAATTTGTGCTTTAATTGTATAGCCGACACTGGAAATAGACTTTAAATAAGATATAGCAAGTGTTCTGTCTAAAATAGGAATGAATTTCCCAGAATGTTGTTGGGAAGAGGATGTTGTTTGAAAGAGGCTATTGTTGAAGAAAAAGATCAATGGGCATACTGATATACACTAGCCCTAATGCTTTGTATGGAGTCAAAGAAAGATGCACAAATATTAGTAATTAAGTTGTGTTTTGTACAAGAAAACAATTCTGTCACGTTTTGATTAAATACAATTAGTGTATTGTGAAGTCCAATAATAACCTAATTGGTCTATATAGAGAGTTGCATTTTTATTTATTCACTCATTATTTGTTTACATCCAACTTCCAAGTATGTACAAAGACGTTTCACAGTATGATTTAGGCCTAACTTAGCCCACTTAGGCCTTTGACAAAAATGACCTATAAATTGAAATAAAACTTTTGGAATACAACTATTTACATGAAATCCAATCTTGAAACAGATCAGACATTTTAAGATTATCCTCACCATTTTAATGCAAATAATAATGTATGCATAGACAGAAACAAAATGTTTAATTCAATGTTTATTTTACAAGTAGCCCATGTAATGTAGACTAGCCATGTTTTTTAATTGTGTTATGGATGTACTGAATAATTTGAATGTTTCAACATATTTAAAACATTTTCAAATGCCTCAAGTGGGTATCAATATTCATCTCTTTAAACAATCCATGCTATTTTATGGCTATGTGTAAAAACCAAGGCTCAAACTTATCTCATTGTAAATGTGTACATTTGATTACTTTTTATTGTATTTCAACATATTGCTATGGTCAAATTGGactaatatatactgaacaaaaatataaatgcaatatgcaacaatgtcaaagattttactgagttacagttcatataaggaaatcagtcagttgaaataaattcattaggccttaatctatggatttcacatgacttggcaGGGGTGCAGCCCACCCACTTGTCATACAGGTTCACCCACTGGAaaaccaggcccagccaatcaggggTGAAGCCATAGGTGGGCTTTAGAAAGCATAGGACCAACCATTTGCCAGCCAGGCCCAACCACCACCCAGGCCGGATGTGGAGGg
The Oncorhynchus nerka isolate Pitt River linkage group LG28, Oner_Uvic_2.0, whole genome shotgun sequence genome window above contains:
- the LOC135565605 gene encoding melanocyte-stimulating hormone receptor-like, with the translated sequence MMDNTSQHNFIMHHHMELSTLTMYSENSTNNTRAREQNSTTCSLRIPQELFLTLGLISLVENILVVLAIIKNRNLHSPMYYFICCLAVSDMLVSVANVVETIVMLLTEHGLLVVTPEMLRHLDNVIDIMNCSSVVSSLSFLCTIAADRYITIFYALRYHSIMTTQRAVTIIAMVWLTSITASILFIVYHSHTAVIVCLVTFFCITLVFTAVLYMHMFILAHVHSRRIMAIYKSRRQGTSMKGAITLTILLGVFILCWGPFFLHLILILTCPTTPFCTCFFSYFNLFLILIICNSLIDPLIYAYRSQELRKTLKELLFCSCVTFRCDSILECLFPWKFT